A region from the Polaribacter sp. Hel1_33_78 genome encodes:
- a CDS encoding SDR family NAD(P)-dependent oxidoreductase: protein MAHISEQFNLENKVAIVTGSSKGIGKAIAKGLAQNGAQVVISSRNQETCDEVVQEFIAEGLKAVGIACHIGKEAQRKNLIDKTMEIFGRIDVLVNNAAINPVYGAIEDVDPTIFDKIMDINVKAPWSLSNLVLPHFQTNKKGSIINIASVEALTPGFGLGIYSTSKAAILMLTKNQAKEWGRHGVKANAICPGLIKTKFSAALWQNEKMLNKLEKTIPSGRMGMPEEMVGLACLLASDAGNYMTGGVYTADGGYMIAG from the coding sequence ATGGCACATATTTCAGAACAATTTAATTTAGAAAATAAGGTTGCAATTGTAACAGGTTCAAGTAAAGGAATCGGAAAAGCTATTGCAAAAGGTTTAGCACAAAATGGAGCACAAGTTGTAATTTCTAGTAGAAATCAAGAAACTTGTGATGAAGTTGTACAAGAGTTTATAGCAGAGGGTTTAAAAGCAGTTGGAATTGCTTGTCACATAGGAAAAGAAGCACAACGCAAAAATTTGATTGATAAAACAATGGAAATTTTTGGACGAATTGATGTATTGGTTAATAATGCTGCCATCAATCCAGTTTATGGGGCAATTGAAGATGTTGACCCAACTATTTTTGATAAAATAATGGATATAAATGTCAAAGCACCTTGGTCTTTATCTAATTTGGTACTGCCACATTTTCAAACAAATAAAAAAGGAAGTATTATAAACATAGCTTCAGTGGAAGCATTAACGCCTGGATTTGGTTTAGGTATTTATAGTACAAGCAAAGCAGCTATTTTAATGTTGACAAAAAATCAAGCAAAAGAATGGGGAAGACATGGTGTAAAAGCCAATGCAATTTGCCCTGGCTTAATTAAAACAAAATTTAGTGCTGCTTTATGGCAAAACGAAAAAATGTTAAATAAGCTAGAAAAAACAATTCCTTCAGGAAGGATGGGAATGCCAGAAGAAATGGTTGGTTTAGCCTGTTTACTAGCTTCGGATGCAGGAAATTATATGACTGGCGGCGTTTATACTGCTGATGGAGGCTATATGATTGCAGGTTGA
- a CDS encoding DUF1501 domain-containing protein: protein MRKKQKLNRRDFIKLSSIASASLPIVLSGFPIFANEKPKEYSFTTDNDNILVLIQLQGGNDGLNTVFNLNQYSNLQSVRSNIIIPENELLTVDDVTRFHPSMAGIQKVWEQEKLSLIQNVGYPNQNRSHFRSTDIWNSASSSEVTISSGWIGRFFNENHATFPENYPSPENPHPFAITIGKIVSETCQGPSANFSMALNDPDNPGTALVSNAGEIPNNCYGDALSFVNETVSQTNAYADIIINASNSGNNLSDKYTSSDLAEKLKHVAKLISGGLKTKVFVVQIGGFDNHDNQVVEGETTTGKHAALLQELSEAMFAFQDDLELLNIDEKVIGMTYSEFGRRIRSNAGFGTDHGTAAPLFVFGTCVKNQILGDAPEIDAQVDEKEGVQMQFDFRNIYSTILTDWLGATKAESNTILFDEFDSLPIFKQGCSAALSSENFSLEKLKINLFPNPTMDFINIEFIGNNEQVKFTLYNTTGAVVKEITNKKYTAIKHTLSIDIKNLAKGNYFVHYQSKGFSKTKKLLKY, encoded by the coding sequence ATGCGAAAGAAACAAAAATTAAATAGAAGAGATTTCATTAAATTAAGCTCAATTGCTTCTGCTTCTTTACCAATTGTATTAAGTGGTTTCCCAATATTTGCCAATGAAAAACCTAAAGAATATAGCTTTACTACAGACAATGATAATATTTTAGTTTTAATCCAACTACAAGGCGGAAATGATGGCCTAAACACAGTTTTCAACTTAAATCAATACAGTAATTTACAAAGTGTACGTTCTAATATTATCATTCCAGAAAATGAATTATTAACGGTTGATGATGTAACGCGTTTTCATCCATCAATGGCAGGTATTCAAAAAGTTTGGGAGCAAGAAAAACTGTCTCTGATTCAAAATGTCGGCTACCCAAATCAAAACAGATCCCATTTTCGATCTACAGATATTTGGAACTCTGCATCAAGTTCAGAAGTAACAATTTCTTCTGGTTGGATTGGTCGTTTTTTTAACGAAAATCATGCAACATTCCCAGAAAATTATCCATCTCCAGAAAATCCACACCCCTTTGCAATTACTATCGGTAAAATAGTTTCAGAAACTTGCCAAGGACCAAGTGCTAATTTTTCTATGGCACTAAATGACCCTGACAACCCAGGAACAGCTCTAGTCTCGAATGCTGGTGAGATTCCAAATAATTGTTATGGAGATGCACTATCTTTTGTTAATGAAACGGTTAGCCAAACAAACGCATATGCTGATATCATTATAAATGCATCTAATTCTGGTAATAACTTGTCAGATAAATACACCAGTTCTGATTTAGCAGAAAAACTAAAACATGTTGCAAAATTAATTTCGGGCGGATTAAAAACGAAAGTATTTGTAGTTCAAATTGGGGGTTTTGACAATCACGATAATCAAGTCGTAGAGGGTGAGACGACAACTGGAAAACATGCAGCTCTATTACAAGAATTATCTGAAGCCATGTTTGCTTTTCAGGATGATTTAGAATTGCTAAATATTGATGAAAAAGTAATTGGAATGACCTATTCTGAATTCGGAAGAAGAATTCGTTCGAATGCGGGCTTTGGGACAGATCATGGAACAGCTGCGCCACTTTTCGTTTTTGGAACTTGTGTTAAAAATCAAATTTTAGGGGATGCTCCGGAGATTGATGCACAAGTTGATGAAAAAGAAGGCGTGCAAATGCAATTCGATTTTAGAAATATTTACAGTACTATTTTAACAGATTGGCTAGGAGCAACAAAAGCTGAGTCTAATACAATCTTGTTTGACGAATTTGATTCTTTACCCATTTTTAAACAAGGATGCTCAGCAGCACTCTCTTCAGAAAATTTTTCATTAGAAAAACTTAAAATTAACCTATTTCCAAATCCAACAATGGATTTCATAAACATCGAATTTATTGGAAATAACGAACAAGTAAAATTTACTTTGTACAATACAACTGGTGCCGTTGTAAAAGAAATTACAAATAAAAAATATACTGCTATTAAACACACCTTAAGTATAGATATAAAAAACTTAGCGAAAGGCAATTACTTTGTGCATTATCAATCAAAAGGATTTTCTAAAACAAAAAAATTATTGAAGTATTAA
- a CDS encoding MerR family transcriptional regulator codes for MHVNLPEKRYYKIGEVAKAFQVNTSLVRFWEKEFDIIKPKKNAKGNRLFTQEDIKNFKLIFNLVKERGFTLDGAKQKLKKNPEGIFNNHEIITRLETVKAELQKIKNQL; via the coding sequence ATGCACGTAAATTTACCTGAAAAAAGATATTACAAAATAGGGGAAGTTGCCAAGGCTTTTCAAGTAAACACCTCCTTAGTTCGTTTTTGGGAAAAGGAATTTGATATTATCAAGCCCAAGAAAAATGCAAAAGGCAACAGGCTTTTTACGCAAGAAGACATTAAAAATTTTAAATTAATCTTCAACTTAGTCAAAGAGAGAGGTTTTACATTAGATGGGGCTAAACAAAAGCTCAAGAAAAATCCAGAAGGTATTTTTAATAATCACGAAATTATTACCAGACTAGAAACCGTAAAAGCAGAACTTCAAAAAATTAAAAATCAACTTTAA
- a CDS encoding GSCFA domain-containing protein — protein sequence MKLQTQIPLKKETKNLINYDSNIFLLGSCFSENIGNKLSHFKFQSIQNPFGILFHPKAIETLITNAVNQKVYSSEDVFLQNEVWHSFDVHSSLSSENDKSLLKKINAAISVTNKKLKEASHIIITLGTSWVYRFIETDTIVANCHKIPQKKFLKELLTVDQITKILSTILVLLKSINKNIHITFTVSPIRHLKDGFVENTQSKSNLISAIHTILVDTNVSYFPSYEIMMDELRDYRFYTEDMIHPNKTAINYIWEKFVDTRFSEESLPTMKEIEAIQKGILHRPFHEKSEQHQHFLEKIVKRKEKIKSQFPFIKF from the coding sequence ATGAAGCTCCAAACTCAAATTCCGCTAAAAAAAGAAACTAAAAATCTAATAAATTATGATTCTAATATTTTTTTGCTAGGCTCTTGCTTTTCAGAAAATATTGGAAACAAATTAAGCCACTTTAAATTTCAATCAATTCAAAATCCATTTGGCATACTTTTTCATCCAAAAGCAATAGAGACCTTAATTACAAATGCAGTCAATCAAAAAGTATATTCCAGTGAAGATGTTTTTCTCCAAAATGAAGTTTGGCATTCTTTTGATGTGCATTCTAGTTTAAGTTCTGAAAACGACAAATCACTTTTAAAAAAAATAAATGCTGCAATCTCAGTTACTAATAAAAAGTTAAAAGAAGCCTCTCATATTATTATTACTTTAGGAACCTCTTGGGTTTACAGATTTATAGAAACAGACACTATTGTTGCCAATTGTCATAAAATTCCACAGAAAAAATTTTTGAAAGAATTATTAACTGTTGATCAAATTACCAAAATTTTGTCAACGATATTAGTACTTTTAAAATCTATAAATAAAAATATACATATCACTTTTACCGTTTCTCCAATAAGACATTTAAAAGATGGCTTTGTAGAAAACACCCAAAGTAAATCAAATTTAATTTCAGCAATTCATACTATACTTGTGGATACGAATGTCTCTTATTTTCCTTCTTATGAAATTATGATGGACGAATTACGTGATTATCGTTTTTATACAGAAGACATGATTCATCCAAATAAAACAGCTATAAATTACATTTGGGAGAAATTTGTAGATACTCGGTTTTCTGAAGAATCCTTGCCAACCATGAAAGAAATTGAAGCCATTCAAAAAGGAATCTTACATAGACCTTTTCATGAAAAATCCGAACAACATCAACATTTTTTAGAAAAAATAGTGAAGAGAAAAGAAAAAATAAAATCTCAGTTTCCATTTATAAAATTTTAG
- the alaS gene encoding alanine--tRNA ligase, protein MKSQDIRSTFLNFFQEKSHLVVPSAPMVTKDDPTLMFVNSGMAPFKEYFLGNGKPKKNRITDSQKCLRVSGKHNDLEEVGYDTYHHTLFEMLGNWSFGDYFKKEAISWAWELLTEVYKIDKDILYVTVFEGSNDADNLNMDTEAYDLWKQHISEDRILKGNKKDNFWEMGEQGPCGPCSEIHVDIRSAEEKAKVDGRTLINEDHPHVVEIWNLVFMQYNRRASGDLENLPNKHIDTGMGFERLCMVLQGVQSNYDTDVFTPIIKEIETITDTKYGTNEKQDIATRVISDHVRAVAFSIADGQLPSNTGSGYVIRRILRRAVRYGFTFLNKKEPFIYKLVAVLSEKMGAAFPELKAQKQLIENVIKEEETSFLRALDQGLILLDGIVSSAETKEIPGDKAFELYDTYGFPIDLTALILSEKGYTLDEKGFEIELQKQKNRSRAASEMSTDDWTILNDDAVEEFIGYDALETNVKITRHRKVTSKKDGEMYQLVFNLTPFYPEGGGQVGDKGYLETAHGDVVYILDTKKENNVIIHFTKNLPKHINETFKAVVDAKQRYVTECNHTATHLLHQALREVLGKHVEQKGSAVHSKHLRFDFSHFSKMSVDELREVENFVNRRIAGKLPLEEKRNIPMQQAIEEGAMALFGEKYGDTVRTIKFGKSIELCGGTHVKNTGDIWHFKIKSEGAVAAGIRRIEAITNDAVKDFYFENNRALFEIKDLLNNTKEPVKAVKKLQEENTSLQKQIEQLLKDKAQNLTGEIKNQLQEINGVQFLATKVDLDQNGIKNLAFAIGKEYKNLFLLFATSEKKDKAMLTCYISKELANERGYNAGTVVRELGKLIHGGGGGQNFFATAGGKNPGGISKALERAKDYLV, encoded by the coding sequence ATGAAATCTCAAGATATTCGTTCCACTTTTTTAAATTTTTTTCAAGAAAAATCGCATTTGGTAGTTCCTTCTGCTCCCATGGTTACTAAAGATGATCCAACATTAATGTTTGTGAATTCTGGAATGGCGCCTTTTAAAGAATATTTTTTGGGAAATGGAAAACCAAAAAAGAATAGAATTACTGACTCTCAAAAATGTTTACGTGTTTCAGGAAAACATAACGATTTAGAGGAAGTTGGCTATGATACCTACCACCATACATTATTTGAAATGTTAGGAAATTGGTCTTTTGGAGATTATTTTAAGAAGGAAGCAATTTCTTGGGCTTGGGAGTTACTGACTGAAGTCTACAAAATAGATAAAGACATTTTATATGTAACTGTTTTTGAAGGAAGTAATGATGCTGATAATCTTAATATGGATACAGAAGCATATGATTTATGGAAACAACATATTTCTGAAGACCGGATTTTAAAGGGAAACAAAAAAGATAATTTTTGGGAAATGGGTGAACAAGGACCGTGTGGACCATGTTCTGAAATTCATGTTGATATACGTTCCGCAGAAGAAAAAGCAAAAGTTGATGGTAGAACTTTAATCAATGAAGACCATCCTCATGTTGTAGAAATTTGGAATTTAGTTTTTATGCAATACAATCGCAGAGCTTCAGGCGATTTAGAGAATTTACCAAACAAACATATAGATACAGGCATGGGCTTCGAGCGTCTTTGTATGGTTTTACAAGGGGTTCAATCTAACTATGATACGGATGTTTTTACACCCATAATTAAAGAAATAGAAACCATTACGGATACAAAATATGGTACTAATGAAAAACAAGATATTGCAACTCGTGTAATTTCTGATCATGTAAGAGCTGTTGCTTTTTCAATTGCTGATGGTCAGTTACCAAGTAATACAGGATCAGGTTACGTAATACGTAGAATTTTAAGAAGAGCTGTAAGGTATGGTTTTACCTTCCTCAATAAAAAAGAACCTTTTATTTACAAATTAGTTGCTGTTTTAAGTGAGAAAATGGGAGCTGCTTTCCCTGAATTAAAAGCTCAAAAACAATTGATTGAAAATGTAATTAAAGAAGAAGAGACCTCTTTTTTAAGGGCTTTAGATCAAGGTTTAATTTTATTAGACGGTATTGTATCTTCAGCAGAAACGAAAGAAATTCCTGGCGATAAAGCTTTTGAATTGTATGATACTTATGGCTTTCCTATCGATTTAACTGCTTTAATTTTATCTGAAAAAGGATATACTTTAGATGAAAAAGGATTTGAAATTGAACTTCAAAAACAAAAAAATAGATCTAGAGCTGCTAGCGAAATGTCTACAGATGATTGGACTATTTTGAATGATGACGCTGTTGAAGAATTTATTGGTTACGATGCATTAGAAACGAATGTGAAAATTACGAGACACAGAAAAGTTACCTCTAAAAAAGATGGTGAAATGTATCAATTAGTTTTTAATTTAACTCCTTTTTATCCAGAAGGTGGCGGTCAAGTTGGTGATAAAGGATATTTAGAAACGGCCCATGGCGATGTTGTTTACATTTTAGACACCAAGAAAGAAAACAATGTTATTATTCATTTTACTAAAAACCTTCCAAAGCACATTAACGAGACTTTTAAAGCGGTTGTAGATGCAAAACAACGTTACGTAACGGAATGCAATCACACAGCTACTCATTTATTACATCAAGCATTAAGAGAAGTTTTAGGAAAACATGTAGAACAAAAAGGCTCGGCTGTTCACTCAAAACATTTACGTTTCGACTTTTCTCATTTTTCTAAAATGTCCGTTGATGAATTAAGAGAAGTTGAGAATTTTGTAAATAGAAGAATTGCAGGTAAACTTCCTTTAGAAGAAAAAAGAAACATTCCAATGCAACAAGCAATTGAGGAGGGAGCAATGGCCTTGTTTGGTGAAAAATATGGAGACACCGTTCGGACTATAAAATTCGGAAAATCGATAGAACTCTGTGGTGGAACTCACGTAAAAAACACAGGTGATATTTGGCATTTCAAAATAAAATCTGAAGGGGCAGTTGCCGCAGGAATTAGAAGAATTGAAGCGATTACCAATGATGCCGTAAAAGATTTTTATTTCGAAAATAACAGAGCTTTATTTGAAATTAAAGACTTGTTAAATAACACAAAAGAACCTGTGAAAGCAGTAAAGAAATTACAGGAAGAAAATACTTCTTTGCAAAAACAAATTGAACAATTACTAAAAGATAAAGCTCAAAATTTAACGGGCGAAATTAAAAATCAATTGCAAGAAATTAATGGCGTTCAATTCTTAGCTACAAAAGTAGATTTAGATCAAAATGGTATTAAAAACTTAGCATTTGCTATTGGAAAAGAATATAAAAATTTATTCTTGCTCTTTGCAACTTCAGAGAAAAAAGACAAAGCGATGCTAACGTGCTACATTTCTAAAGAATTAGCAAACGAACGCGGATATAATGCAGGAACAGTTGTAAGAGAATTGGGTAAATTAATTCATGGCGGTGGTGGCGGTCAAAATTTCTTTGCAACTGCAGGTGGTAAAAATCCTGGTGGAATTTCTAAAGCTTTAGAAAGAGCAAAAGATTATTTGGTTTAA
- a CDS encoding acyl-CoA dehydrogenase, whose translation MPKKYVDLETLKYILYDIHKLEDLLSRERFQEHDLESLDLFIDSVKEFSDRELFPYFKEMDETPAYHKDGTVIVHKQVQKVMHQSGEMGIIAASFDYKDGGLQIPFTALQAAVYVMDAANNHLPGYPSLTQGAAELIVEFGNEILKETYVPNMLAGIWGGTMCLTEPQAGSSLSDIVTKATPTKEGYYKISGQKIFISGGDHQFAENIVHLVLARIEGAPKGTKGISLFVVPKNRLKEDGTLEYNDVMTVADFQKMGQRGYCTTHLGFGDSDDCRGWLVGEEHKGLAQMFLMMNGARIAVGRGAAAISMAAYRASLQYANERPQGRKLTSTGKKNPSEKQSLIIEHPDVRRMLLLQKSIVEGSLSLVFLASKYHDIVITATSKEEKEKYHLLLEMIIPIVKTYPSEAGAESVDNGLQVLGGYGFCADFSLQQYYRDIRISSLYEGTTGIQSQDLLGRKVPMQNGKALELLVSEITKTILAASKDDELKQYATILGDKLKQSQKVLSHLMPFAMKGNYERYLADANLFMEYMSIVVLGWLWLEMAVDAKKELTNTNRKYSEIFYESKIHTMKFYFKYEVPKTNSLVESLMNDETLTIKKDKEHII comes from the coding sequence ATGCCAAAAAAGTATGTAGACCTCGAAACACTTAAATACATACTTTATGATATTCACAAATTAGAAGATTTATTATCAAGAGAAAGATTTCAAGAACATGATTTGGAATCTTTAGATTTATTTATTGATTCTGTAAAGGAATTTTCTGATAGAGAGTTGTTCCCCTATTTCAAAGAAATGGATGAAACTCCTGCATATCATAAAGATGGAACCGTAATTGTTCATAAACAGGTTCAAAAGGTAATGCATCAATCTGGAGAAATGGGCATTATCGCCGCTTCTTTTGATTACAAAGACGGTGGTTTACAAATTCCGTTTACAGCATTGCAAGCAGCAGTATATGTGATGGATGCTGCTAATAATCATCTACCAGGGTATCCTAGTTTAACGCAAGGAGCAGCGGAATTAATTGTAGAGTTTGGTAACGAAATTTTAAAAGAGACGTATGTGCCGAATATGCTTGCTGGAATTTGGGGAGGAACCATGTGTTTAACGGAGCCGCAAGCAGGAAGTTCTTTATCGGATATCGTTACAAAAGCGACACCAACAAAAGAAGGTTATTACAAAATTTCTGGGCAAAAAATATTTATCTCTGGTGGAGATCATCAATTTGCAGAAAATATTGTGCATTTAGTATTGGCAAGAATTGAAGGCGCTCCAAAAGGAACAAAAGGAATTTCTCTTTTTGTCGTTCCTAAAAACAGATTAAAAGAAGATGGAACTTTAGAGTATAATGATGTAATGACGGTTGCCGATTTTCAAAAAATGGGACAGCGTGGATATTGCACAACACACCTAGGTTTTGGAGATTCCGATGATTGTAGAGGTTGGCTTGTGGGTGAAGAACACAAAGGTTTAGCACAAATGTTTTTAATGATGAATGGTGCAAGAATAGCCGTGGGTAGAGGTGCTGCAGCAATTTCAATGGCTGCTTACAGGGCTTCTTTACAATACGCAAACGAAAGACCTCAAGGAAGAAAACTAACGAGCACAGGAAAGAAAAACCCTTCCGAAAAACAGAGTTTAATTATAGAGCATCCAGATGTTAGAAGGATGTTATTATTGCAAAAATCGATTGTAGAAGGTTCTTTAAGTTTGGTGTTTTTGGCATCAAAATATCATGATATTGTAATAACAGCAACTTCCAAAGAAGAAAAAGAAAAATATCATTTGTTGTTAGAAATGATCATTCCTATTGTAAAAACATATCCATCAGAGGCGGGTGCTGAATCTGTAGATAATGGATTGCAAGTTCTAGGAGGTTACGGTTTTTGTGCAGATTTTAGCTTACAACAATATTATAGAGATATTAGAATTTCTTCATTATATGAGGGAACAACAGGAATTCAATCGCAAGATTTATTAGGTAGAAAAGTACCTATGCAAAATGGTAAAGCTTTAGAATTATTGGTTAGTGAAATTACGAAAACAATTTTAGCGGCATCGAAAGATGATGAGTTAAAACAATATGCTACTATTTTAGGCGATAAATTAAAACAGTCACAAAAAGTATTAAGTCATTTAATGCCTTTTGCCATGAAAGGAAATTATGAACGCTATTTGGCAGACGCTAATCTCTTTATGGAATATATGAGTATTGTAGTTTTAGGCTGGTTATGGCTAGAAATGGCGGTAGACGCTAAAAAAGAATTAACAAATACGAATAGAAAATATTCAGAAATTTTTTATGAAAGTAAAATTCATACGATGAAATTTTACTTTAAATATGAAGTGCCAAAAACAAATTCATTAGTAGAATCGTTAATGAATGATGAGACTCTAACAATTAAAAAAGATAAAGAACACATTATATAA
- a CDS encoding M23 family metallopeptidase, translating to MAKVKYYYDEDTLSYRKITVDKSSYYRRILFIFLGVNLIAFFGFIGFSQIIMSPSERIQKREFENLKLHYELLGKRMGENALILSQLQERDNNIYRSYFEANPISEEQRKAGFGGINRYKNLEGFDNSNLIKKLTKEVDVLSKQMVVQSKSLDEIVSLAKEKEDMLASIPAILPIEKGDFYVASGYKMRMHPILKIKKFHKGMDFTAATGTPIYASGNGKVSRAQRSSTFGKVVYIEHGYGYKTIYAHMSKMKVKRGQEVKRGDLIGFVGNTGLSVSPHLHYEVHKNGRPLNPINFYYGNLTLDEFAALQKTSEESQSLD from the coding sequence ATGGCAAAAGTAAAATATTATTATGATGAGGATACGCTTTCTTACAGAAAAATTACTGTAGATAAGAGTAGCTATTATAGAAGAATACTTTTTATATTTTTAGGTGTCAACCTAATTGCTTTTTTTGGTTTTATTGGCTTTAGTCAAATTATTATGTCTCCATCAGAAAGAATTCAAAAAAGAGAGTTTGAAAATTTAAAATTACACTACGAATTGTTGGGTAAGAGAATGGGTGAAAACGCTCTAATTTTATCACAATTGCAGGAAAGAGATAATAATATTTATAGAAGTTATTTTGAAGCAAACCCGATTTCTGAAGAACAGCGTAAAGCTGGTTTTGGTGGTATAAATAGATATAAAAATTTAGAGGGTTTTGATAATTCTAATTTGATTAAAAAACTTACAAAAGAAGTAGATGTTTTGTCTAAGCAAATGGTGGTACAATCTAAATCTTTAGATGAAATTGTTTCTTTAGCAAAAGAAAAAGAAGACATGTTAGCCTCTATTCCTGCGATATTACCAATTGAAAAAGGCGATTTTTATGTAGCTTCTGGCTATAAAATGAGAATGCATCCTATTTTAAAAATTAAGAAGTTTCACAAAGGAATGGATTTTACCGCAGCAACAGGAACTCCAATTTATGCTTCCGGAAATGGAAAAGTAAGCAGAGCTCAAAGAAGCAGCACTTTTGGTAAGGTTGTTTACATAGAGCATGGATATGGTTACAAAACTATTTATGCACACATGAGTAAAATGAAGGTAAAAAGAGGGCAAGAAGTAAAAAGAGGGGATTTAATTGGTTTTGTTGGTAATACTGGTTTGTCTGTTTCTCCGCATTTGCATTATGAAGTTCATAAAAATGGTAGACCTTTAAATCCTATAAATTTTTATTACGGAAATTTAACGTTGGATGAATTCGCAGCCCTACAAAAAACGTCAGAGGAAAGTCAATCTTTAGATTAA
- a CDS encoding DUF1800 family protein: MPYLNTFSGNFTAKEARHLLKRTSFGVTESMVSEALNLGLTETLEKLFSSPSLTDPPLKYLTEDDLLDPDAKYGETWVNGKAIPVIEDKTLRNKVINRRGRSLYSWSYLQMQNAGMSISEKLTLFWHNHFVSVSFNPHLEYYYMNLLRTHSLGNFKELTKQITTDPNMLRYLSGSQNTDMAPNENYSRELLELFTIGKGDVVGIGDYTNYTEDDVLQMAKVLTGWRVRGLTHEEALESYFSNFKHSKDSKTLSPRFNNHVLSENGENEYKDLIDRIFQEDECSKFIVRQLYIWFINSDITAEIETNIIEPLAEITRDNNYEIVPALKKLFSSEHFFETVFCMIKSPVDLILSATKSLLLSAPVTSIKEEYDFAYIMYLACTDLGQSVFNHPDVAGWKAYYQKPLFYKTWVNNYLLPKRLDYCKILVTGGDLLIDKKKYSVPPLVPVLLLAENITNAENPIVLITSLANQLFNYEISQNQIDSLKDILIPGLPDFEWTVEYSEFIANPSDTALKNSIENKLRSLIGTMVQMSEFQIM; the protein is encoded by the coding sequence ATGCCATATTTGAATACTTTTTCTGGAAATTTTACAGCAAAAGAAGCAAGACACTTATTAAAAAGAACTTCCTTTGGAGTAACAGAATCAATGGTTTCTGAAGCTTTAAATTTAGGTTTAACAGAGACTCTTGAGAAACTTTTCAGTTCGCCTTCTTTAACAGACCCTCCATTAAAATATCTAACAGAAGATGATTTATTAGATCCTGATGCAAAATATGGAGAAACTTGGGTAAATGGAAAAGCTATTCCTGTAATAGAAGACAAAACTTTACGAAATAAGGTTATTAATAGAAGAGGTCGTTCTTTGTATTCTTGGTCTTATTTGCAGATGCAAAATGCTGGAATGTCAATATCAGAGAAACTAACTTTATTTTGGCATAATCACTTTGTTTCTGTTTCCTTTAATCCACATTTAGAATATTATTATATGAATTTGTTGAGAACTCATTCTTTAGGAAATTTTAAAGAATTGACAAAACAGATTACTACAGACCCTAATATGTTGCGTTATTTAAGTGGTTCTCAAAATACAGACATGGCTCCAAACGAAAATTATTCTAGAGAACTTTTAGAACTTTTTACAATTGGAAAAGGAGATGTTGTTGGCATTGGAGATTACACAAACTATACAGAAGATGATGTATTACAAATGGCAAAAGTATTAACTGGTTGGCGAGTTAGAGGGCTAACTCATGAGGAAGCCTTAGAATCTTATTTTTCTAATTTTAAACACTCTAAAGATTCCAAAACATTATCTCCTAGGTTTAATAATCATGTTCTTTCTGAAAATGGAGAAAATGAATATAAAGACTTAATTGATCGAATTTTTCAAGAAGATGAATGTTCAAAATTTATTGTTAGACAATTATATATTTGGTTTATCAACTCAGATATTACTGCAGAAATTGAAACGAATATTATAGAACCTCTAGCTGAAATAACTAGAGATAATAATTACGAAATTGTTCCTGCACTTAAAAAATTATTTTCATCAGAACATTTTTTCGAAACTGTTTTCTGCATGATTAAAAGTCCAGTAGACCTCATACTTTCTGCAACTAAGTCACTTTTGCTTAGCGCGCCAGTAACTTCTATTAAAGAAGAGTACGATTTTGCTTATATTATGTACTTAGCTTGCACGGATTTGGGTCAGTCTGTATTTAACCATCCAGATGTTGCAGGATGGAAAGCTTATTATCAAAAACCGCTCTTTTATAAAACTTGGGTAAACAATTATCTACTACCAAAAAGATTGGACTACTGTAAAATTTTAGTTACGGGAGGTGACTTATTAATTGATAAAAAAAAGTATTCAGTACCGCCCTTAGTGCCGGTTTTATTGTTAGCTGAAAACATAACAAATGCTGAAAACCCTATTGTTTTAATTACATCATTAGCGAACCAATTATTTAATTATGAAATTTCTCAAAATCAAATTGATAGCTTAAAAGATATATTAATTCCGGGTTTACCTGACTTTGAATGGACTGTAGAATATTCCGAGTTTATTGCGAATCCTTCGGATACTGCTCTAAAAAATTCTATTGAAAACAAGCTTAGAAGTTTAATTGGAACAATGGTGCAAATGTCTGAATTTCAAATAATGTAA